The genomic DNA AGAATTGTCAACAGGGGCAGAGCCGTTACTCAGTGTATGGGGGAAACCCCAATATGATTCCAGTGGCTCCTTGTGCTACATGTGGTGGACATCATCCAGGTAGAGCTTGTTACAGACAGACTGGGGCTTGTTTCTTATGTGGTAGCATGCCCCATAGGGCAAAGGATTGCACAGTATCACGCAACCCTGGTGGAGGAGGAGCTGGCGGTGGTAGTGGCAGTGGAAGTCAGCAGAATCCTACTGCCAGAGTGTTTGCATTGACGGCAAAGCAGGCATCAGCTAATTCAGGTACCATTTCGGGAACACTTCTTATTGGTAGACGTGAtgcttatgtgttatttgatactgGTTCAACCCATTCTATTGTGTCTTTATCATTTGTTCATCATCTAGGCGTTGCACCTTCATTATTTTATCCTCATATGTCTATTTCTACCCCGATGGGGAATTCTGTTGTTATTTCTGATGTGTATCGAGAGTGTCCGATAGCTGTTGGAGATAGAAATTATAAGGTTAACTTGCTTCCGATGGAGATGCATGACTTTGATGTTATCTTGGGTATGGATTGGTTGAGTGAAAATTGTGCCACAATTGATTGTCAAGGAAAAAGGGTGATCTTTGGGGATGCAGATAAACTAGAATTTATGTACCAAGGGTCTCACCCGCAGGGGGATATTAAGTTAATTTCTGCTCTAAAGGCGAGTAAATTGTTCTCTAAGGGTTGTGATGGCTACCTTGCTTTCGTGAAGGATACATCGAAGGATGAACCTAGCATCGAGGATTATCCAGCTGTGAGGGAGTATGAAGATGTGTTCCCCGATGAGCTACCAGGTTTGCCACCACATAGAGAGGTAGAGTTTACTATTGAACTTGTTCCAGGTGCCGAGCCTATTTCTAAGGCGCCTTATCGAATGGCACCACTtgagttgcaagaattgaaggagcaGTTGCAAGAGTTATTGGATAGAGGATTTATTAGGCCAAGTGTGTCTCCTTGGGGCGCTCTTGTgctgtttgtgaagaagaaggatggtttcatgaggttgtgtattgattacagggagttgaataaggtgactgtcAGAAATAGGTATCATTTGCCACGCATTGacgacttgtttgatcagttacaaggggcgaagtacttttcgaagatagatttgagatctggTTACCATCAGTTACGAGTTAGAGAGGGGGATATTCCGAAGATTGCATTTTGCACCcgttatggtcattatgagtttctcgtgatgtcctttgggttgacgaatgcaccagcggtatttatggatttaatgaatcgggtctttcatgattatttggataaattcgtggtggtcttcatcgatgatatcttgatatactctaggagcagagaggagcatgaggagcatttacgtactgtacttgaaattttgagagagaagaagttgtttgcgaaattttccaagtgtgaattctggttggaggaagtggcattcttggggcatattgtatctggtaggggcattgagttggatcctgcgaaagtcgaggttattactaattggcccagacctagcaatgtgacggaggtgaggagtttcttgggtCTGGCAAGTTACTACAGGCGTTTTGTGGAAGGTTTCTCTTCCATAGCTTTGCCATTGACTCAGCTAATGAGGAAGGGAATTAAGTTCGAGTGGAATAATGATCgtgagaagagctttcaagagttaaagaagaggttggtgtctgctccaatacttgtgttgccatcagggaatggaggttttcaggtttatagtgatgcttctaagagaggattggggtgtgtgcttatgcagcatgggaaagtgatttcttacgcctctaggcaacttaaaccttatgaggtgaactatcctacccatgacttggagttagcggctgtggtatttgctttgaagatctggagatactatctttatggagagacttgtgacatctttactgatcacaagagtctcaaatacatatttactcagaaggagcttaacatgaggcatcagaggtggcttgaacttcttaaggattatgatACAAATATTCAATACCATCCGgggaaggcgaatgtagtggcagacgctcttagtaggaagaacttggggagtgttgcatctctcattactcagTCGTACCTTATTTCATATTTTGAGCGCTtgggtgttgagttgtatgttagaggATCAAGTGGTAGCATTGCAAATTTGAAAGTGGAACTGAATCTTTTTTTCAAGGGTTAAGGAAGCTCAGAAGGATGATACAGGTTTGAAAGCTATTAGATCTGAGGTGGCAGGTGGCAAGCAAAAACACTTTCGTGTTGATGATGAGGGCATGATATGGTTGGGTGGGAAATTGTGCGTGCCCGCAGACCCGACGATTCGTGAGAaaattttgaaggaggctcatagttcttcattttctattcatccaggttccACTAAGATGTATGGAGATTtgaagaagcacttttggtggagtggaatgaagagagatatagcagaatttgtgggaaaatgtcttacatgtcaacaagtgaagatagaccatcagaggcctagtggattgttgcagcagTTAGATATTCtagtttggaagtgggaaaacattattatggattttgtgactcatttgccgaggactttcgagaagaacgatgtcatatgggtggtggttgatagacttACTAAGTCCACTCACTTCTTGCCTATTAGAGAGACTACTCATGTTCATGAGTTGACAGAGATTTTTCAGCGAGGTATTGTTAGAGTGCATGGTGTACCTGTGTCGATAGTTTCTGATAGGGATACGAGATTTACATCGCGGTTTTGGAAGGGTTTCCAACATGCTTGGGGTACAAGGCTTAATTTTAGTACAACTTATCATCCAACGACCGATGGATAATCGgagaggacgattcagacatTGGAAGATATGTTGAGGGCTTGTGCTTTGGAGTGGACAGGTGATTGGGATAAATATTTGTATCTTGTCGAGTTTGCGTATTATAATAGCTGGCacgcgagtattggtatgccaccatttgaggcTTTATATGGTAGGAGGTGTAGAGCACTatcttgttgggatgaggttggagaGAGAGTCATTGAAGGACAAGAGCTAGTTAGAATCACTAATGAGAAGGTggagaaagttaaagaaagtttAAAGGAAGCTCGATCTCGTCAAAAGAGTTATGCGGATCAACATCAGAAGTTTGGTGGATTTGagccaggtgatcatgtgttcttgaaggtgtctccttgtaagggtgtgaaatattttggtatgaagggaaagctTAGTCTAAGATATATTGGCCATTTCGACGTTATGGAGAAAGTAGGGGAAGTATCTTATAGAGTTGGGTTGCCaccacaactatctcatgtgcataatgtgtttcatgtgtctgTTTTGAGGGGCTATAAATATCATCCATTACACGTAGTTCAGTATCCATTGCATAAGATTAGAGAAgatctttcttgtgaggaagAAACTGAGACTATCTTAGCTCGAGAAGGGCGAGTTTTGAGGAAGAACACCATTCCGTTTGTGAAGGTTTTGTGGAAAAGTCATTCTGAGAGAGAggcgacttgggagttagaagaATCTATCCGTGAGAAATATTCGCATTTGTTCGAATCTAGTACGAGTATTTAGTTTCGTTTgattccggggacggaatcctttttaagggggtatatatgtaatatacgtgaaatttaataataataataataataatagaagtGAAGAATTTGATTTAATTTAGAATAAGAGTTATAAAAGAATTTGTTTTGATTTGGTAATTAGATTAGAAAAAGGAGTGATACATGATCTATATATATAATCAGCACATCTCTTAAACAAGATTCACACATTATTATCAAAACCTTGAAATTTAATAGGCCGCCGAggtgaaaaagaaaaaaaaagaaaaacagaGAAGAGGCAGTGGATTCCCCAGAGAAGAGTAAGGCAGAGCAAAGTAGAGAGAGGCAAGGGACTAATAACGAAGATAGATTGTCATAGCTTTATAGTAAATCAAAAAGGTACTCTTTTATGTGTCATATGGTTAAGAATAGCATACACGCAATTCTTGTAGTATATTATTAGGTTAATATAATATTTGCTTTTGTTATTCGCGTGCTAGGTTCTACAACATCAACATCAACAAAGAATAAGTTTTAAGAATATTATATTATCTACATCATCTTGTGTGTGGCGTTCCCCTGTGTGTGTTTCTTTTATCATTTATCTTGTATATCAATTTAATGGTCTCTAGTTTATTCAAGGTGTGTTTTCATATTTTCTTAACCATTAATATCATGCGGTGATTATTTTAATATAAGTttatttcataattaaatattattttagtttgttctttgatacatgattttattttatttttccccAAAGATTGTGCTAGCTGAGTTGTGTAATCAATGAAATGTCTTGTAATTTGCATCATAAAATACATAAATTAGATGTATATTTTGAGTCGTTAAAATTATGTAAGTTACTATATAAAAAGAATGTGAGCTATGTCACGTTTAGGTGAGGATGTACATATTTAAGGCCAAACAATGTCGCCAATGTCGAATTTACCGACTCTCTCGTTGAATCAACTTGGAGCGTTATGCTTGCTTCTGCTGGCGTGTTTACTTTCTTGCATTCCTCCATTCTAAATTTCTTTAAAATCTGCTCCGCATATTTTTTCTGAGACATAAAAATCTCGTCTTTGCTTTGCTTCACCTCGACTCCAAGAAATTatgacatttgaccaatatcGGTCATCTCAAATTTGTTAGTCATAACAttcttaaaatcatcaaacatacTAGGGTTGTGTCCTGTAAAGATCATGTCACCCATGTACAGCACACGATCATAATATCCCCCTGAATTTATCTTCGTTTAGAGGGCATGCTCCTATGAACTCTTCACAAAACCATTTCTCTGAAAATATTCATCAACCCTTGTATTCCATGCTCGCGGAGCTTTCTTCAAACCATATAAGGCTTTCTTCAATTTGTAGACTTTATTCTCCTGGCCTTTTTGAACATATCCTGGAGGTTGTTCGA from Apium graveolens cultivar Ventura unplaced genomic scaffold, ASM990537v1 ctg7413, whole genome shotgun sequence includes the following:
- the LOC141704111 gene encoding uncharacterized protein LOC141704111 codes for the protein MQHQDESITDYMARFIRLAGFAGTVAGTAAQQADKFKWGLKSHLRGSIISFKFDNVAEAADAAKDVEKERIDFRTSRSNSGSKRTRDDQGFTQGRHWYGGQNQNQQFQRQKQPRQWQNCQQGQSRYSVYGGNPNMIPVAPCATCGGHHPGRACYRQTGACFLCGSMPHRAKDCTVSRNPGGGGAGGGSGSGSQQNPTARVFALTAKQASANSGTISGTLLIGRRDAYVLFDTGSTHSIVSLSFVHHLGVAPSLFYPHMSISTPMGNSVVISDVYRECPIAVGDRNYKVNLLPMEMHDFDVILGMDWLSENCATIDCQGKRVIFGDADKLEFMYQGSHPQGDIKLISALKASKLFSKGCDGYLAFVKDTSKDEPSIEDYPAVREYEDVFPDELPGLPPHREVEFTIELVPGAEPISKAPYRMAPLELQELKEQLQELLDRGFIRPSVSPWGALVLVKEAQKDDTGLKAIRSEVAGGKQKHFRVDDEGMIWLGGKLCVPADPTIREKILKEAHSSSFSIHPGSTKIETTHVHELTEIFQRGIVRVHGVPVSIVSDRDTRFTSRFWKGFQHAWGDWDKYLYLVEFAYYNSWHASIGMPPFEALYGRRCRALSCWDEVGERVIEGQELVRITNEKVEKVKESLKEARSRQKSYADQHQKFGGFEPGDHGKLSLRYIGHFDVMEKVGEVSYRVGLPPQLSHVHNVFHVSVLRGYKYHPLHVVQYPLHKIREDLSCEEETETILAREGRVLRKNTIPFVKVLWKSHSEREATWELEESIREKYSHLFESSTSI